The proteins below come from a single Bombus fervidus isolate BK054 chromosome 15, iyBomFerv1, whole genome shotgun sequence genomic window:
- the LOC139995123 gene encoding uncharacterized protein — translation MTDSDKKPMSRLLKLANKFNCFYLSGFHAGECRAFVVDGQQIGLVRPDVMKELLNYPQVFQVHPEYVQLNPAFREYAERSARVEEVLKEWRAGGKFIALRGWREECYEVRAEFNTPPLFKMDRSATCLFGIRKYGVDINGYVMDPVKGLSIWLQKRSPNKQTWPGYWDNMVSGGLSVGYGINETAIKEAGEEASIPNNLIAKLKSAGCVSLFFESERGLFPNTEFVYDLELPPDFVPSNNDGEVETFELLPVNECLERILSSHFKTTSVPVALDFLIRHGYITAENEPNFIEIVELLHIPLQTIYNHPQKKCKIAANGEAIESLDRI, via the exons GTTTTCACGCAGGTGAATGCAGAGCCTTTGTTGTTGATGGGCAACAAATTGGCCTTGTGCGTCCAGATGTAATGAAGGAATTGTTGAATTATCCACAG gtATTTCAAGTACATCCTGAGTATGTGCAACTGAATCCGGCATTTAGAGAATATGCAGAGAGAAGTGCTAGAGTCGAGGAAGTTCTGAAAGAATGGCGTGCAGGTGGGAAGTTTATAGCGTTAAGAGGATGGAGAGAAGAATGCTATGAAGTACGTGCAGAATTCAATACTCCACCACTGTTCAAAATGGACCGGTCTGCTACAT GCTTGTTTGGAATTCGCAAATATGGAGTTGATATTAACGGATACGTTATGGATCCTGTAAAAGGTTTATCAATATGGTTGCAAAAGCGTAGCCCAAACAAGCAGACTTGGCCTGGCTACTGGGATAACATGGTGAGTGGTGGATTGAGCGTTGGCTATGGAATTAATGAAACAGCTATAAAAGAGGCTGGAGAAGAAGCCAGCATTCCTAATAATCTTATTGCAAAACTAAAGAGCGCAGGCTGTGTATCTCTGTTTTTTGAAAGTGAAAGGGGTCTGTTTCCCAACACTGAGTTTGTATACGACCTTGAACTACCGCCAGATTTTGTACCAAGTAACAATGATGGAGAGGTAGAGACTTTTGAATTGCTTCCAGTTAACGAATGTTTAGAAAGGATACTGTCTTCGCATTTTAAAACTACGTCGGTGCCAGTCGCGCTTGACTTTTTAATTAGACACGGATATATCACAGCGGAAAACG AGcctaattttatagaaatcgtggAATTGCTTCATATACCTCTGCAAACCATTTATAATCACCCACAAAAAAAGTGTAAAATAGCCGCAAATGGTGAAGCAATCGAATCATTAGACAGAATTTAA
- the LOC139994742 gene encoding quinone oxidoreductase-like protein 2, with the protein MSVVIGRKIFADFCGSHLKKLSTRSKIVRFGSVANDKSVNLEENAKSGIPASEYGRISAAVLKKFSERFVLENVDPPKILQANEVLVDVQYCALNASDALLTKNMYTFEPTLPMVLGYEFIGKLIQVGEEAKGQGYKVGDKIIALNKDRYGGLAEQCIADVNDIWKIPSEVKSVDAVGLLDDYITALMALERNVSIQEGDMILINVGLSDIGLAAVDLATNVFKAQVISVSATEDGAALAREKGVLASFKYKDKTLLKQIEEIAADNDIKEIFDDTDGEYFKKVLSCFTNIYKGETTIKDMLRDDNFAVVLHHLSREGRVIIAGSAVTVESSDPDTQKNGFSVSGFNLRQYRKKKPESYRQAGDDILQFIEEGLIKPTCSLTVGLPKVNDALDFILNRKSAGKVIINMKDR; encoded by the exons atgtcgGTGGTGATAGGGAGAAAAATCTTCGCGGATTTTTGTGGCAGTCATTTGAAGAAATTGTCGACGCGTTCGAAAATTGTTAGGTTTGGTTCTGTCGCGAATGACAAGTCTGTTAACCTAGAAGAGAATGCGAAAAGTGGCATCCCGGCTTCTGAATATGGTAGAATTTCTGCCGCtgttttgaagaaattttccGAGCGCTTCGTTTTAGAAAACGTTGATCCTCCTAAAATATTACAAGCTAATGAA GTTCTTGTAGATGTTCAGTATTGCGCTCTCAATGCATCAGATGCATTATTgacaaaaaatatgtatacatttgAACCAACTTTGCCCATGGTTCTTGGTTATGagtttattggaaaattaattcaagTTGGGGAAGAAGCTAAAGGACAAGGTTATAAGGTTGGGGATAAAATTATTGCTCTTAACAAAGACCGTTATGGAGGTTTAGCGGAACAGTGCATAGCGGATGTTAAT GATATCTGGAAAATACCATCGGAGGTGAAATCTGTTGATGCAGTGGGTTTACTCGATGATTATATTACAGCTTTAATGGCATTAGAAAGAAATGTTAGCATTCAAGAAGGAGATATGATATTAATTAACGTGGGTTTAAGCGACATTGGATTAGCTGCGGTTGATCTTGCAACAAATGTATTCAAAGCTCAG GTAATTAGTGTTTCTGCTACTGAAGATGGGGCAGCTCTTGCTAGAGAAAAAGGTGTGCTTGcgtcttttaaatataaagataaaacaTTATTGAAACAAATCGAAGAGATAGCTGCAGATAATGATATCAAAGAAATCTTTGATGACACAGAtggtgaatattttaaaaaagtgtTAAGTTG TTTTACTAATATTTACAAAGGTGAAACTACCATAAAAGATATGTTGCGTGACGATAATTTTGCAGTTGTGTTACACCACCTGTCCCGTGAAG GGAGAGTAATAATTGCTGGTTCAGCAGTAACTGTAGAATCTAGTGACCCTGATACGCAAAAGAATGGCTTTTCCGTTAGTGGATTCAACTTGAGGCAATATAGGAAGAAGAAGCCTGAGTCATATCG ACAAGCAGGGGatgatattttacaatttatcgaaGAGGGTCTAATTAAACCAACTTGTTCATTAACAGTTGGATTACCAAAAGTAAATGATGCATTGGACTTTATTCTTAATCGTAAATCTGCAGGAAAA gTTATTATCAATATGAAAGATAGGTAG